A genomic stretch from Malus domestica chromosome 15, GDT2T_hap1 includes:
- the LOC139187437 gene encoding UPF0481 protein At3g47200-like has translation MEEIREDPEDIENPCIPLANSMSEELEGLPPLSNLGCIFRIPEELRRVNEKAYTPQVVSIGPLHHGKEGLKDMEEHKRRYLRYFLDRTKVPLADYVTKIKGREAELRSCYAQTIELSSDEFVRIILVDAAFIIEFLLRFLDPIKRDSNDRIFHKPWLVNSVLPDLLLLENQLPFFVLEDLFAAEEKPSVFDLSCQFCNESTSSYVQRDNSKSSPSLKVDHFVDLIRALNLPTDEEERDNRGSVKTLAVPSMTKLHQAGIKFKKRSNKNLFAMCFKDGILEIPNLMIDDNTELVLRNLIAFEQFRCTEETRHFIDYIILMDSFVNTPNDVDLLVKNGIVETMLGDNSEVSTLINSLGKGVVFERKHFYYAKLTEGLNKYYKKPWNKWKGDLRQKYFHSPWTTVSVIAATLIIILTFIQTLCSSSLCRQTLCSSSQCARH, from the coding sequence ATGGAAGAAATCAGGGAAGATCCAGAAGACATCGAAAACCCTTGCATTCCGTTAGCAAATTCAATGAGTGAGGAGTTAGAGGGCTTGCCTCCGTTGTCCAATTTGGGTTGTATCTTCAGAATTCCTGAAGAACTACGGCGTGTAAATGAAAAGGCCTACACACCTCAAGTAGTCTCTATAGGTCCGCTTCACCACGGCAAGGAAGGCTTAAAAGACATGGAAGAACACAAGAGGAGGTATCTGCGGTATTTTTTGGATCGGACAAAGGTCCCCTTGGCAGATTATGTAACGAAAATAAAGGGCAGGGAAGCGGAATTGCGCAGTTGCTATGCGCAGACCATTGAGTTGAGCAGTGATGAATTTGTAAGAATCATTCTTGTGGATGCCGCGTTCATCATTGAGTTCTTATTGAGGTTCTTGGATCCGATCAAGCGGGATAGCAATGACCGCATCTTTCACAAACCATGGTTGGTAAATTCTGTATTACCTGACTTGCTTTTGCTTGAAAATCAGCTGCCTTTTTTCGTTCTTGAGGATCTCTTTGCCGCCGAGGAGAAGCCTTCAGTATTTGACCTCTCCTGCCAGTTCTGCAACGAATCAACGAGTTCATACGTGCAAAGAGACAATTCGAAATCTTCCCCTAGTTTAAAAGTAGATCATTTTGTTGATTTGATTAGAGCTTTAAATCTACCAACGGATGAGGAAGAGAGGGACAATCGAGGGTCGGTCAAAACTCTAGCTGTACCCAGCATGACGAAACTACACCAGGCTGGCATCAAGTTTAAGAAGCGATCAAACAAGAATCTATTTGCTATGTGTTTTAAAGACGGGATTTTGGAAATTCCAAATCTAATGATCGATGATAACACGGAGCTTGTACTCCGAAACCTTATTGCCTTTGAGCAATTCCGTTGCACTGAGGAAACCCGCCACTTCATTGACTATATCATCCTCATGGATTCTTTTGTCAACACCCCAAATGATGTGGACTTGCTTGTCAAGAATGGAATTGTTGAAACCATGCTTGGTGACAACAGTGAGGTGTCTACTCTGATTAACAGCCTTGGCAAAGGGGTTGTgtttgaaagaaaacatttctaTTATGCTAAGCTTACAGAGGGCCTCAACAAGTACTACAAAAAGCCGTGGAACAAATGGAAGGGAGATCTGAGACAAAAATATTTCCACTCACCTTGGACAACTGTTTCTGTAATTGCTGCTACTTTGATCATCATACTCACTTTCATACAAACCTTATGTTCTTCTTCGCTGTGCAGACAAACGCTGTGTTCTTCTTCCCAATGCGCTCGACACTGA